A single region of the Candidatus Omnitrophota bacterium genome encodes:
- the lpdA gene encoding dihydrolipoyl dehydrogenase, protein MKAFYDVIIIGAGPAGFSAAVRLARLKKKVCLVDLDKQHFGGTCLNLGCVPTKFLENTAEIFRSQKEAAVFGLEANFNAPDMKKIVSCSEKTVLKLRKAVEWMLNKHQIDFLEGKASFVSREKIIVTGSNGSSKDLKASFFIIAVGSRPKVPKGLEPDNQRVITSDEAVKLKEVPQSMVIVGGGAIGCEFASIYSSFGSKVTIVEARSRLIPGEDEEISRTLNRELKKQNIDIYTSTEIKRLDKKKNQVEVLIKTVNGEETLKAEYVLLSCGRIPNTNDLELEKIALNLNKRFIKVDEFYKTNLGNIYAVGDVIFSPMFAYTAQKEGVIAAEAISGKNPQSLDYTNVPRAIFCAPQVASVGLTESEARKAGEIKIDKQFFKANSLAVIKHKESGFVKIISGAKGKKILGVHIIGHQATEIIHEFVLAKCYGLTIDKIKKVLHVHPTISEIFQEQI, encoded by the coding sequence ATGAAAGCATTCTATGATGTGATTATAATCGGGGCAGGGCCGGCGGGTTTTTCAGCTGCGGTTCGTTTAGCGCGGTTGAAGAAAAAGGTTTGTCTGGTAGACCTTGATAAACAGCATTTTGGAGGTACATGCCTTAACCTGGGCTGTGTCCCCACGAAGTTTTTGGAAAATACAGCAGAGATTTTTCGGTCTCAAAAAGAAGCTGCGGTGTTTGGTCTTGAGGCCAATTTTAATGCGCCGGATATGAAAAAAATAGTATCTTGTTCAGAAAAAACAGTGCTTAAATTAAGAAAAGCAGTTGAGTGGATGCTTAACAAACACCAGATTGATTTTTTGGAGGGTAAAGCAAGTTTTGTTTCCAGAGAAAAGATAATTGTAACAGGCAGTAACGGAAGTTCTAAAGATTTAAAGGCCTCATTTTTTATCATTGCTGTTGGCTCAAGGCCTAAGGTACCTAAGGGACTGGAACCTGATAATCAAAGGGTTATTACCAGCGATGAGGCGGTTAAATTGAAGGAGGTCCCTCAGAGCATGGTTATTGTCGGCGGAGGAGCGATTGGCTGCGAGTTCGCTTCTATCTATAGCTCCTTTGGTTCAAAGGTTACTATTGTCGAGGCGCGATCTAGGTTAATTCCAGGTGAAGATGAGGAGATTAGCCGAACGCTAAACAGGGAGCTTAAAAAGCAGAATATAGATATTTATACCTCAACTGAAATAAAGAGATTGGATAAAAAGAAAAATCAGGTTGAGGTCTTGATTAAAACTGTCAATGGCGAAGAAACCCTAAAGGCCGAATATGTTTTATTATCCTGCGGCCGGATTCCTAATACAAACGATTTGGAGCTTGAGAAAATCGCTCTAAATTTAAATAAAAGGTTTATTAAAGTAGATGAATTTTATAAAACAAACCTGGGCAATATCTATGCAGTAGGAGATGTAATCTTCAGTCCGATGTTTGCTTATACGGCTCAAAAGGAAGGCGTGATTGCTGCCGAGGCTATTAGCGGAAAAAATCCTCAAAGTTTAGATTATACCAATGTGCCCCGGGCGATATTCTGCGCGCCCCAGGTCGCCTCTGTAGGTTTAACCGAATCAGAGGCAAGAAAGGCAGGAGAGATAAAGATAGATAAACAATTCTTTAAGGCAAATAGTTTAGCCGTGATCAAACACAAAGAAAGCGGTTTTGTTAAGATAATCAGCGGAGCTAAAGGTAAAAAGATCTTAGGGGTGCATATAATCGGCCATCAGGCCACGGAAATTATTCATGAATTTGTTTTGGCTAAATGTTACGGGTTGACCATAGATAAAATAAAGAAAGTTTTGCATGTTCATCCGACTATTTCGGAAATATTCCAGGAGCAGATATGA
- the lipA gene encoding lipoyl synthase — MQTVLRKPSWLKKKIDFKKSYEVACLLKGLKLNTVCQESLCPNISECFSRKTATFLILGSVCTRTCRFCNVKKGRPQGLNLNESGRIVEAVRKLSLSHVVITSVTRDDLADGGADVFERVILDIRRNFSKVAIEVLIPDFKGNREAIKKVIGAGPDIIGHNLETIPGFYEILRDADYGASLGVLRFVKEYAPHIFTKSGLMLGLGETEGELFDVFRDLGRVNCDFLSIGQYLAPSSGHCPVKEYITPEKFAHYKEKALSFGLRYVLSGPYVRSSYHAEEYLTYTDEHR, encoded by the coding sequence ATGCAAACTGTTTTAAGGAAGCCATCCTGGCTTAAAAAGAAGATCGACTTTAAGAAGTCTTACGAGGTAGCCTGTTTACTTAAAGGACTAAAGCTGAATACTGTTTGCCAGGAGTCGCTTTGCCCGAATATTTCTGAATGTTTCAGCCGGAAGACCGCCACTTTTCTTATCCTGGGCAGTGTCTGTACGCGCACCTGCCGGTTTTGTAATGTTAAAAAAGGAAGGCCTCAGGGCCTAAACTTAAATGAATCCGGCCGCATAGTAGAGGCGGTCAGGAAATTAAGTTTAAGCCACGTGGTGATTACCAGCGTAACCCGTGATGATTTAGCTGACGGAGGCGCAGATGTTTTTGAAAGGGTGATACTGGATATCCGCCGCAATTTTAGTAAAGTTGCTATTGAAGTACTTATTCCTGATTTTAAGGGAAATCGTGAAGCGATTAAAAAGGTAATAGGGGCGGGTCCGGATATCATTGGGCATAATTTAGAAACAATACCCGGATTTTATGAAATTTTAAGGGATGCTGATTATGGGGCTTCCTTAGGAGTGCTGCGTTTTGTTAAGGAGTATGCCCCCCATATATTCACAAAGTCCGGCTTGATGTTAGGCCTGGGTGAAACAGAAGGAGAACTGTTCGATGTTTTTAGGGATTTGGGCCGTGTAAATTGTGATTTTTTGAGTATCGGACAGTATTTAGCGCCCAGCTCCGGGCATTGTCCGGTTAAAGAATATATTACCCCCGAGAAGTTTGCCCATTACAAGGAAAAAGCGCTTTCTTTTGGCCTGCGTTACGTGTTAAGCGGCCCGTATGTGCGCAGTTCTTATCACGCGGAAGAATATCTTACATACACAGATGAGCACAGATGA
- a CDS encoding lipoate--protein ligase family protein, with protein MDSLKGWRILTTGFSDALTNMAVDEAILRVYAQGAVVPALRIYGWQPWAFSIGCFQDPERELALDECKRFSIGFVRRMTGGGVVFHSRELTYSIVCSRQHFRCGSLVENSFKRICSFIIKTYQSLGLEAGFAIDQNRTKKNFGKKTALCFNGREKYDILINDKKIGGNAQRRFRDVIFQHGFIPLEVNLDFSSSFLKEKPLNLKNGVTSLSRALGRPIKFDELAGRLIKNFEEANSSELIKTDLSAEEKDLTEYLKRKKYSSPGWNTFRRDIEGEINANCFKEAILA; from the coding sequence ATGGATTCCTTAAAAGGCTGGCGTATTTTAACAACAGGTTTTAGCGATGCTCTTACAAACATGGCTGTTGATGAGGCCATTTTAAGAGTATATGCTCAAGGGGCAGTAGTCCCTGCCCTCAGGATATATGGCTGGCAGCCATGGGCATTTTCTATTGGTTGTTTTCAAGACCCTGAGAGGGAATTAGCCCTGGATGAATGCAAGAGATTCTCTATCGGGTTTGTGCGCAGAATGACCGGAGGAGGCGTTGTTTTTCATAGCCGGGAGTTAACCTATAGTATTGTTTGTTCGCGGCAGCATTTTAGATGCGGCTCTTTGGTCGAGAATTCTTTTAAACGGATTTGCTCGTTTATCATTAAAACCTATCAAAGCCTGGGTCTTGAGGCCGGTTTTGCTATAGACCAAAATAGAACTAAAAAAAATTTTGGGAAGAAAACCGCTCTTTGCTTCAATGGCCGGGAAAAATACGATATTTTAATCAACGATAAAAAGATCGGTGGAAATGCCCAGAGGAGGTTTCGTGATGTTATCTTTCAGCACGGGTTTATTCCTTTAGAGGTTAATCTGGATTTTAGCAGTTCATTTTTAAAAGAAAAGCCTTTGAATTTAAAAAACGGCGTAACTTCTTTAAGCCGGGCTTTGGGCAGGCCGATAAAATTTGACGAGCTCGCCGGCAGGTTAATAAAAAATTTTGAAGAAGCCAACTCATCGGAATTAATTAAGACTGATTTATCGGCCGAAGAAAAAGACTTAACAGAATACCTGAAAAGGAAAAAATACAGCAGTCCTGGCTGGAATACGTTTCGGCGGGACATTGAAGGGGAAATAAATGCAAACTGTTTTAAGGAAGCCATCCTGGCTTAA
- the gcvPB gene encoding aminomethyl-transferring glycine dehydrogenase subunit GcvPB yields the protein MELIFEKSIKERKGLRLPKCDVPQAKDISGRYKREDPAQLPEVSELDVVRHFTRLSRMNFSVDTHFYPLGSCTMKYNPKFTENITKLPGFSQLHPLLPQLLLGGMFTQGALEVLYNVERLLAEITGMSEITTEPLAGAHGELTGMMLVAAYHRDKGSRKKYVIVPDSSHGTNPASAAIAGYQTISIPTDKNGVMDFEEYKSKINPEVAGLMLTCPNTAGIFNSQIKQICSLAHRNDALVYYDGANLNAILGKVRPGDIGFDIVHLNLHKTFATPHGGGGPGSGPVGVREDLAQFLPVPKVIKRPDGTYALEEDRPKSIGRIASFYGNFDVLLKTYAYILLLGKDGLIEASEKAVLNANYIRVKLKKYYDLAYDRICMHECVFSAVRQLAKGVHALDIAKALIDKKFHPPTIYFPLIVKEAMMVEPTETESKDTLDRFIKAMREIAELSQNSPEAVKSTPLNTDVSRPDETKAARELNLRWIP from the coding sequence ATGGAGTTGATTTTTGAAAAGTCTATCAAAGAAAGAAAGGGCCTGCGTCTGCCTAAATGCGATGTGCCTCAGGCCAAGGACATCTCCGGCAGATATAAAAGAGAAGACCCGGCCCAGCTTCCAGAGGTCTCTGAGTTGGACGTAGTCCGGCATTTTACCCGGCTTTCCCGGATGAATTTTTCGGTTGATACGCATTTTTATCCTTTAGGTTCCTGCACAATGAAGTATAACCCGAAATTTACGGAAAATATTACAAAGCTTCCCGGTTTTTCCCAATTACACCCGCTTCTTCCCCAGCTTTTATTAGGCGGGATGTTTACGCAAGGGGCGCTGGAGGTCTTGTATAATGTTGAAAGACTGCTTGCCGAGATAACCGGTATGAGTGAGATTACTACTGAGCCTCTGGCCGGCGCGCACGGAGAACTTACCGGGATGATGCTGGTTGCGGCCTATCACCGGGATAAAGGCAGCCGTAAAAAATATGTGATCGTTCCCGACTCATCTCACGGAACCAATCCGGCAAGTGCGGCGATTGCCGGGTATCAAACCATTTCCATACCAACGGATAAAAACGGGGTAATGGATTTTGAAGAATATAAAAGTAAGATTAATCCGGAAGTTGCCGGCCTGATGCTTACCTGCCCAAACACAGCAGGGATATTTAATTCTCAGATTAAACAGATATGTTCTCTTGCTCACCGTAACGACGCGTTAGTGTATTATGACGGTGCTAACCTTAATGCTATCTTGGGAAAGGTCCGTCCCGGGGATATCGGTTTTGATATTGTGCATTTAAACCTTCATAAGACATTTGCTACGCCTCATGGCGGCGGCGGGCCGGGTTCGGGGCCGGTAGGAGTGCGCGAGGATTTAGCGCAATTTTTACCCGTGCCCAAGGTGATAAAAAGGCCGGATGGGACATACGCGTTAGAGGAAGATCGGCCAAAAAGTATCGGCCGGATCGCCTCTTTTTACGGCAATTTTGACGTGCTGCTAAAGACCTATGCTTATATATTGCTTTTAGGAAAAGACGGGCTTATCGAGGCCAGTGAAAAAGCGGTTTTAAACGCAAATTATATAAGAGTAAAGTTAAAGAAATATTATGACCTTGCTTATGACCGGATCTGTATGCATGAGTGCGTTTTTTCAGCAGTCAGACAACTAGCCAAAGGCGTGCACGCTTTAGATATTGCCAAAGCCCTTATTGACAAGAAGTTTCATCCTCCCACGATATATTTCCCTTTGATTGTCAAGGAAGCAATGATGGTTGAGCCGACGGAAACCGAGTCTAAAGATACTTTGGACAGATTTATTAAGGCAATGCGTGAGATTGCTGAATTGAGTCAAAATAGCCCTGAGGCAGTCAAAAGCACGCCTTTAAACACCGATGTCTCCCGGCCGGACGAGACAAAAGCCGCGCGAGAGCTTAATTTACGATGGATTCCTTAA
- the gcvPA gene encoding aminomethyl-transferring glycine dehydrogenase subunit GcvPA, whose product MSYIPHTDREVKQMLKDIGVNSLAGLFKDIPAEYRPASFNLPEGRSEFEVYEHLKRLASKNAVGLVNFLGCGFYDHNIPAVVDALAGRAEFYTAYTPYQPECSQGTLQAIYEYQSAICLLTGMDVANASLYDGGTALYEAGMMALRITGRNKILIDGGVSPIYRKIMYTYTSNLAIDFVEIPVSHGQSTREEVYKYLDDRTAAIILQNPNFFGAIDDHSDVIKRVHEAGALAIESVYPISLGLLKTPGSMGADIVTGEGQSMGLPLSFGGSYLGFLAARKRHVRKMPGRIVGETVDKRGNKAFVLTLQAREQHIRREKATSNICSNESLCALKAIIYLSILGKQGLVDLARLNFNKTEFAKDVLDRIKGVEVKRSSPTFNEFTVCLPKDSREIVASMIERGFNPGLPLGKYYEDMKNYLLICVTEKRTKEEIVRYAENLEAVLWS is encoded by the coding sequence ATGAGTTATATTCCCCACACTGACCGGGAAGTTAAGCAGATGCTTAAAGATATCGGGGTGAACTCTCTGGCCGGGCTTTTTAAGGACATCCCGGCTGAGTATCGGCCGGCATCTTTTAATTTGCCTGAGGGCCGGTCTGAGTTTGAGGTCTACGAGCACCTAAAAAGACTGGCAAGTAAAAACGCTGTTGGCCTGGTTAATTTTCTGGGATGCGGATTTTATGATCATAATATTCCGGCAGTAGTGGACGCGCTGGCCGGCCGGGCAGAGTTTTATACTGCCTATACTCCTTATCAGCCGGAGTGTTCTCAGGGCACACTGCAGGCGATTTATGAATATCAAAGCGCAATTTGCCTGTTGACGGGTATGGATGTGGCCAATGCCTCTCTTTATGACGGCGGGACAGCGCTTTATGAAGCAGGGATGATGGCCTTAAGAATTACCGGCAGGAACAAGATTTTGATTGACGGAGGAGTAAGCCCGATTTACCGCAAGATCATGTATACCTATACAAGCAATTTGGCAATAGATTTTGTGGAGATACCGGTAAGCCACGGCCAAAGTACAAGAGAAGAGGTTTATAAATATTTAGATGATAGAACAGCGGCAATAATCCTGCAAAATCCTAATTTTTTTGGAGCAATAGACGATCACTCTGATGTTATCAAACGTGTCCACGAGGCAGGGGCGCTGGCAATTGAATCGGTATATCCGATATCTTTGGGCCTGTTAAAAACGCCCGGCTCTATGGGCGCGGATATTGTGACCGGTGAAGGCCAGAGTATGGGATTGCCTCTTTCTTTCGGCGGTTCCTATTTGGGATTTCTGGCTGCCCGGAAAAGACACGTGCGTAAAATGCCCGGCCGGATCGTAGGAGAGACTGTAGATAAACGCGGAAATAAGGCCTTTGTGCTGACCCTGCAGGCGCGCGAACAGCATATCCGCCGGGAAAAGGCGACTTCCAACATCTGTTCCAATGAGTCGTTATGCGCCTTGAAGGCGATAATATATTTAAGTATCTTAGGCAAGCAGGGGCTGGTGGATTTAGCCCGTTTGAATTTCAACAAGACTGAATTTGCCAAAGACGTACTTGACCGGATTAAGGGTGTTGAAGTTAAAAGAAGCTCTCCCACATTTAATGAATTTACGGTTTGTTTGCCCAAGGATAGCCGCGAGATTGTTGCTTCAATGATTGAAAGAGGATTTAACCCGGGTCTTCCTTTGGGTAAATATTATGAAGACATGAAAAATTATTTATTGATTTGCGTGACGGAAAAAAGGACCAAGGAGGAGATTGTAAGATACGCCGAGAATCTGGAGGCAGTATTATGGAGTTGA
- the gcvH gene encoding glycine cleavage system protein GcvH, with product MDIPDGVFYTKEHEWVKVEGQMATVGITAYAQEQLGDITFVELPEIGKSVKQFDGLCSIESVKAASDVYAPLSGKVAEVNKELETSPELINSFPFQQGWIAKLEISDLDEKANLMNSAAYRAFLEKI from the coding sequence ATGGATATTCCTGATGGTGTATTTTATACCAAAGAGCATGAATGGGTGAAGGTAGAGGGGCAAATGGCGACTGTGGGCATAACCGCGTATGCCCAGGAGCAATTGGGGGACATTACTTTTGTGGAACTGCCGGAAATAGGCAAATCAGTGAAACAGTTTGACGGGCTTTGCTCTATTGAGTCGGTTAAGGCAGCCAGCGATGTTTATGCCCCTTTGTCCGGTAAAGTAGCAGAGGTGAATAAAGAATTGGAGACCTCGCCGGAGCTGATAAACAGTTTTCCTTTTCAACAGGGTTGGATTGCTAAATTAGAGATTTCTGATCTGGATGAAAAGGCCAATCTTATGAACAGTGCGGCTTATCGCGCGTTTCTGGAGAAAATCTAA
- the gcvT gene encoding glycine cleavage system aminomethyltransferase GcvT, with the protein MLKTPLFEQHEKLFAKFAPFAGWQMPVQYSGIINEHFHCRKLASVFDICHMGEFFVKAEPEKSGMENIFLFSSKVKDIPVKKAKYGVILNEQGKILDDLVVYRLSEDEWMVVVNAATTEKDFLHIQANLGKDALLENRTDKIGKIDLQGPLSRDILSELFGPRINELRYYAFDYFDILGEKSIISRTGYTGELGYEIYVSYEKIGDLWSLLLKDERVKPAGLGARDTLRLEMGYVLYGQDISEEISPLEAGMKNITLDKEFIGKDALLVEKEAGLKKGLVAIRSGSRRSPRHDYRIFSQDKEIGRITSGSFSPSLGCGIALGYVEPAAVKKDLPVSIQDKSVKIDAVITEKPFLKETSLKK; encoded by the coding sequence ATGTTAAAAACCCCTTTATTCGAGCAACACGAAAAACTCTTCGCTAAATTTGCCCCGTTTGCCGGTTGGCAAATGCCTGTTCAATATTCAGGGATAATCAACGAACATTTTCACTGTCGAAAGCTGGCCTCTGTATTTGATATCTGTCATATGGGTGAATTTTTTGTTAAGGCCGAGCCGGAAAAAAGCGGAATGGAGAATATCTTTTTATTTTCAAGCAAGGTAAAGGATATTCCAGTGAAAAAAGCAAAATACGGGGTTATCTTAAATGAGCAAGGCAAAATACTGGATGACCTGGTGGTTTACCGTTTAAGTGAGGATGAATGGATGGTGGTTGTGAATGCGGCTACCACTGAAAAAGACTTTTTACACATTCAGGCAAATTTAGGCAAAGATGCGTTACTGGAAAACAGAACGGATAAAATAGGTAAGATCGACCTGCAGGGTCCGCTTTCTCGGGATATCCTTAGTGAGCTTTTTGGTCCAAGGATCAATGAACTGCGGTATTATGCGTTTGACTATTTTGATATTTTAGGAGAAAAAAGTATAATCAGCCGCACGGGTTATACCGGCGAATTGGGCTATGAAATTTATGTCAGTTATGAAAAAATCGGAGACCTTTGGTCTTTGCTCCTAAAAGATGAAAGAGTAAAACCTGCCGGCCTGGGCGCCAGGGATACGCTTCGTTTAGAGATGGGCTATGTGCTTTATGGCCAGGATATCAGCGAAGAGATTTCTCCCCTGGAAGCAGGAATGAAGAATATTACGTTAGATAAAGAATTTATTGGAAAAGATGCTTTACTTGTTGAGAAGGAAGCCGGGCTTAAAAAGGGCCTTGTGGCTATCAGGTCCGGTTCGCGGCGTTCTCCCAGGCATGATTACCGGATTTTTAGCCAGGATAAAGAAATCGGCCGGATTACCAGCGGTAGTTTTTCACCCAGTTTGGGTTGTGGTATAGCATTGGGCTATGTTGAGCCGGCTGCCGTGAAAAAGGACTTGCCGGTTTCAATACAAGACAAGAGCGTAAAGATAGACGCGGTTATAACAGAAAAACCGTTTCTCAAAGAAACATCTTTAAAGAAGTAA